In Pseudomonas sp. R76, one genomic interval encodes:
- the fliL gene encoding flagellar basal body-associated protein FliL translates to MAKSDDAAATPPAGKGKLKLILLIVLGLLLAIGASVGGTWYIMHSSASKPAPAAETASNVKQPAIFEPMLPAFVANFNQNGRQRYLQVSITLLARNQADLDALKVHMPVIRNNLVMLFSGQSFDSLATPVGQEMLRQKVTASVQEVAQKELGKVVVEQALFTNFVLQ, encoded by the coding sequence GCGAAGAGCGACGACGCAGCAGCAACTCCCCCCGCAGGCAAAGGCAAGCTCAAGCTAATCCTGTTGATCGTGCTGGGCCTGCTCCTGGCCATTGGCGCCTCGGTGGGCGGCACTTGGTACATCATGCACAGCAGTGCAAGCAAACCGGCACCCGCCGCCGAAACCGCCAGTAACGTCAAGCAACCGGCAATCTTCGAGCCGATGCTTCCGGCCTTTGTCGCCAACTTCAATCAGAACGGCCGTCAACGCTACCTGCAGGTGAGCATCACCTTGCTGGCGCGTAACCAGGCGGACCTGGATGCGCTCAAAGTGCATATGCCAGTGATCCGCAACAACCTGGTGATGCTGTTCTCCGGGCAGAGCTTCGACAGCCTCGCCACCCCGGTCGGCCAGGAAATGCTGCGCCAGAAGGTCACTGCCAGCGTGCAGGAAGTGGCCCAGAAAGAGCTCGGCAAAGTCGTGGTTGAGCAGGCGCTCTTCACTAACTTCGTATTGCAGTAG